Part of the Salinigranum rubrum genome is shown below.
AGCGGAGCGAAGACGAACTGCATGAGCGAGTACGACGCCGCGAGGAGTCCGATGAAGACGTCGCTGACGCCGAAGCTCCGGACGTAGAAGGGGAGGATGGGGATGACGACGCCGAAGCCCACGAGGTCCAAGAAGACGACGAAGATGACGGTAGCGAGCGCACGGCGCGGGGTGAGAGAGGCCGTGGACGCCTCGGGGACAGCCATACCAGTCGGAGCAGGGGGAGGTGCTTCGGCCTGTCGGTTTTTTCCCTCAGCCCCGATGACGGTCGATGACCCGTTTCGCCGACTCGGCCTTCTCCTTCCAGCCGTAGCCGGCCTCGTAGACGTGGCGTTTCTTCTCGACGAGTTCCCCGGGGTCGGTCTCCTCGAAGCCGCCGCGGCCCCACGTTCCGCTCTCATGGAGCCACGCGACGACGTTCTCCTTCGTCTCGGCCCACGAGAGACCGACCATCTCGTACCAGGCGATCATCGCGAAGACGGCGTTGTCGTGACAGCCCGGGACCGACCCGTACTCGTAGATGGTCCGGAGCGGTTCGACCGCCGGTTCCGACACCTCCTCGCGGTACTCCTCGGCCGTGCGGAGGCGGAGGACGCCGTTGCGCTCGGTGAGGCGGTCCTCGTGTTTCAACTGTCGGAGGGCCGCCTCGTGGAGCGCCGACCACTCGACTTCCCCCCTGAGGGCGTCCTCGCGGAGCGGCGACGCCGACAGGCGGGCGAGGAGGTCGATGTACGCGCGTTCCACCTCGGCCCACGGCGTCCCCTCGAACCGGCAGTCGGTGCCGTGGAGGCTGTTCGTGCTCCGACAGGCCGGA
Proteins encoded:
- a CDS encoding DUF7474 family protein, with translation MPRFSYPCPACRSTNSLHGTDCRFEGTPWAEVERAYIDLLARLSASPLREDALRGEVEWSALHEAALRQLKHEDRLTERNGVLRLRTAEEYREEVSEPAVEPLRTIYEYGSVPGCHDNAVFAMIAWYEMVGLSWAETKENVVAWLHESGTWGRGGFEETDPGELVEKKRHVYEAGYGWKEKAESAKRVIDRHRG